The sequence TTTCCCGCCTCAGTGACCTCTCAGCACACGAAAACAAAGAAGCGGCCTTCTGTCAGCCACACTACTCCCCTCATACGCTCGTTTCtgcgcttccctctctcaatcctctctcttttccacgCCGTGTAAACGCTTCTTGCTTCTGagtggctgctgctactccccactgctgcgctgcgtggccCACACGCATGCCTCTTCGACCCTGCACGTGCAAGCGTCATAGGTCTGCGCcagagccgccgtcgcggcgtgcagcagctgcgtgccgTCTCGCTTCTCCTAGCCCTTTTACATGTAttcacgcacacaagcactcCGCGATATTGCTCAAGCCCTTCCGCCCCCTCTCAGCTCCCTATGCTCCCAtcgtgcggctgcagcgctgaAGCCACCAGTTAGGTGCACCTACACACGCATCCATCATCCCGATACGGCATCCGCAGCCAACTGCAGCCGCAAGAAAAATGTGGGGCGCCTTTGGCACCGTTGTGCGCATATACGAGTTCACTACCCCTGACACGCTCGAGGAACTGTCTGTCACGCACAGCCGCATCGCATGCGTCGTCCTCGACGCGTGCCTCAAAAATGAAGGGCTCTACAGCAAGGTAGGACAAGGCCTGAACTCCATGGGTCACGTGCTCCCGCGCGAGTACACGGACGTGCTCAATGTGCTGTTGGGCCGGGCACCACCTGTTGCGATCGCAGAGGTTCGAAAGACCATCTGCGCCGAAACCGGCAGGGAAATTGAGGAGCTGCTTGCTCGCTTTGACGAGGCACCAGTGGCCTCGGCGCCGATTGCGCAGGGGCACCAAGGGCGGCTTCCGCCGCTGACAGACGGCTCCTCGCCGGAGCCG comes from Leishmania braziliensis MHOM/BR/75/M2904 complete genome, chromosome 33 and encodes:
- a CDS encoding putative ABC transporter, whose amino-acid sequence is MWGAFGTVVRIYEFTTPDTLEELSVTHSRIACVVLDACLKNEGLYSKVGQGLNSMGHVLPREYTDVLNVLLGRAPPVAIAEVRKTICAETGREIEELLARFDEAPVASAPIAQGHQGRLPPLTDGSSPEPQRVAVKVRKPCISTQSVWGLCMYSAIMMPLKLLFHLPTDWSRKTVCDALARVMSGKGARRRRPISSKARGCRTCGVSCGRPSGLG